A genomic region of Microlunatus sagamiharensis contains the following coding sequences:
- a CDS encoding glycoside hydrolase family 3 N-terminal domain-containing protein, producing the protein MALDQLVGQLVVYSYPGLTPPAELLRLIRAGRVGGLIFFGENITSTAQIAGVVAQLREAHAESRIREPLLLMTDQEGGIVRRLKDQEPYLSAKQIGQQPDPQAAATEAGRGAAAGLKAAGMNLNLAPVVDVYREEGNFDDQFGRSFSSDPEVAGDLGMRFATAQQAAGVAATAKHFPGLGAAPAGANTDLTAVTLSQGLRELRRVDEAAFVPSIRAGIDLVMASWAIYPALDAKRPAGLSRRVIQDELRGRLRFRGVTITDALEAGSLDAYGTDAEVGVLAARAGMDVLLCSSRDVSQGEAVAAALEDALLHRRLEAGAFLGSLLRVRRLRSRLH; encoded by the coding sequence ATGGCGCTCGACCAGCTCGTCGGGCAGCTGGTCGTCTACTCCTACCCGGGCCTCACGCCGCCGGCCGAGCTGCTCCGGCTGATCCGCGCCGGCCGCGTCGGCGGCCTCATCTTCTTCGGCGAGAACATCACCTCCACCGCTCAGATCGCGGGCGTGGTCGCGCAGCTGCGGGAGGCGCACGCCGAGAGCCGGATCCGTGAGCCGCTGCTGCTGATGACCGACCAGGAGGGCGGGATCGTCCGCCGCCTCAAGGACCAGGAGCCGTACCTCTCGGCGAAGCAGATCGGCCAGCAGCCGGATCCGCAGGCCGCGGCCACCGAGGCCGGACGCGGCGCGGCCGCGGGGCTCAAGGCCGCCGGCATGAACCTGAACCTCGCCCCCGTGGTCGACGTCTACCGCGAGGAGGGCAACTTCGACGACCAGTTCGGCCGGTCGTTCTCCTCGGACCCGGAGGTCGCCGGCGACCTCGGCATGCGCTTCGCCACGGCCCAGCAGGCCGCGGGCGTGGCGGCGACGGCGAAGCACTTCCCGGGCCTGGGCGCGGCACCCGCCGGGGCGAACACCGACCTCACCGCGGTCACGCTGTCGCAGGGCCTGCGCGAGCTCCGGCGCGTCGACGAGGCCGCGTTCGTCCCGTCGATCCGCGCCGGCATCGACCTCGTGATGGCGTCGTGGGCGATCTACCCCGCGCTCGACGCCAAGCGCCCCGCCGGGCTGTCGCGCCGGGTCATCCAGGACGAGCTCCGCGGCCGGCTCCGCTTCCGCGGCGTGACGATCACCGACGCGCTCGAGGCCGGGTCGCTCGACGCGTACGGCACGGATGCGGAGGTCGGGGTCCTCGCCGCCCGGGCCGGCATGGACGTCCTGCTCTGCTCGTCGCGCGACGTCAGCCAGGGCGAGGCCGTGGCCGCGGCGCTCGAGGACGCCCTGCTGCACCGTCGGCTGGAGGCCGGGGCCTTCCTCGGCTCGCTCCTGCGCGTACGCCGCCTGCGGAGCCGCCTCCACTGA